A single window of Debaryomyces hansenii CBS767 chromosome F complete sequence DNA harbors:
- a CDS encoding DEHA2F06380p (weakly similar to uniprot|P38244 Saccharomyces cerevisiae YBR074W Uncharacterized zinc metalloprotease), translating into MAETESGTGNSPSHRLSETSNASGNRSHQQSKQIASYKSSKPNVFIRFIRAIFGYRKTSVTLFVFITIIATLILVELSNSLDFSVKLPTNNLERTILDNSWLDLQKIGKEEHPYTSKGNDYVHDYLEAKITELIGKSLFIECDNDVNYTNNIIFKTENDLYNQVTYYESNNLLVRINGSDSSLPALLVSAHFDSVPSSFGVTDDGMGIASLLGILNYYSSDGIDQPMRTIILNFNNNEEFGLMGATSFLHHPWFKQVRYFLNLEGTGAGGKAVLFRGTDYGIVKYFKHVRYPFGTSLFQQGFNNHLIHSETDYKIYKENGGIRGIDLAFYKPRDIYHTASDSIKNIDIKSLWHMLSNSLDFVEIVSSQRIDLDDEDTSPESDEKSREFAIFSSFFNWFFVIPASQLVLINVTCLAVIPLISLPLLVIIFNYKKNWHIGFINAIKFPVSLVLSICILNIITHNVIASINEFLPNSSYDSIVSTLYSLFLLLNYLFLNGINFIFKGYKGLYHDEKLILIIQTSFIYWVLLIVSTNKLSKNKIGNDHTGEFPLIMLFLLQSIGALFGLFSWSFKKTTPDELRNNDDEACQALLSREEHNNYGSNEAELESGEPISSNSSVSLNSSSSQVTNNLVKNLRKSFSYDWSIQYVVIVPLSSLIVYNTGSLLLSGLNKSIQESLNAEKLIFDLIQLVAVTLAIPFLPFIFKINRLLVTALVLVFCSGFISIFLKSPFDQLNPLKLRFVQSINLDESSDISVVNVFGRYGSPMNNVLLDLPSLKETNESLECNNLQDGMQLCSYKTLLSPNLSPDVTDFNDYLDVQVLKNSSSDYPYGLLSGEIKINVPENRVCRLSFNNSNFENSKQSLVRTILVYEDNNYENSSNKLFPFEVSEFQLANLPEGFSRDKKGTYIYKNLNGIDKLELNKLSWDKPYHVGFQWMPKFVDSVSAENENTNVPYTTDFNNLGIQVECFWGNLGYANNENKSEDERIPAYGEVLHYSPNYVSWANKESGLVSVSKYVEI; encoded by the coding sequence ATGGCGGAAACCGAACTGGGGACTGGAAACAGTCCATCACATAGATTATCTGAAACTTCGAATGCTTCGGGAAATAGGAGTCATCAACAAAGCAAGCAGATAGCATCGTACAAGTCATCGAAACCAAATGTCTTCATAAGATTTATTAGAGCAATATTTGGGTATAGAAAGACTTCTGTTACgttatttgtatttataaCAATTATTGCTACGTTAATTTTAGTTGAATTGAGCAATAGTCTTGATTTTTCTGTTAAGTTACCTACCAATAATTTGGAGAGAACTATTTTAGATAATTCATGGTTAGACTTGCAGAAGATAGGCAAAGAAGAACATCCTTATACGTCTAAAGGGAATGATTATGTTCACGATTACCTTGAAGCAAAAATTACGGAATTGATTGGGAAAAGTTTGTTTATCGAATGCGATAACGATGTGAATTACACcaataatatcatattCAAGACTGAAAACGACTTGTATAATCAAGTGACATATTACGAAAGTAATAATTTGTTGGTGAGAATAAATGGTAGCGATAGCAGTTTGCCGGCGTTGTTAGTTAGCGCACATTTTGATTCAGTTCCTTCTAGTTTTGGTGTAACTGATGATGGTATGGGTATTGCGTCGTTGTTGGGAATACTTAATTATTATAGCTCAGATGGCATTGATCAGCCAATGCGTACTattatcttgaattttaacaataatgaagaatttggttTAATGGGTGCTACGTCGTTCTTGCATCATCCGTGGTTTAAACAAGTGAGAtactttttgaatttagaaGGTACAGGAGCAGGCGGTAAAGCAGTGTTGTTCAGGGGCACTGATTATGGTATtgttaaatattttaagcATGTGAGATACCCATTCGGAACATCTTTATTCCAACAGGGATTTAATAATCATCTCATCCATAGTGAAACCGATTATAAGatttataaagaaaatggcGGAATAAGAGGGATTGACTTGGCATTTTATAAGCCTAGAGATATATATCATACTGCAAGTGATAGtattaaaaatatcgaCATTAAATCGTTGTGGCACATGTTATCAAATTCGTTGGATTTTGTGGAAATTGTTTCCTCCCAACGTATTGATTTGGATGACGAGGATACATCCCCAGAATCTGATGAAAAAAGCCGTGAATTTGCTATCTTCTCGagtttcttcaattggttCTTTGTTATTCCTGCTTCACAGTTGGTACTTATCAATGTTACGTGCTTGGCTGTTATTCCATTAATAAGTTTGCCACTCTTAgtcattatttttaactACAAAAAGAATTGGCACATTGGCTTTATTAATGCGATTAAATTCCCTGTATCCCTTGTGCTTTCCATttgtattttgaatatcattACTCACAACGTGATTGCGTCAATTAATGAGTTTTtaccaaattcttcatatgATTCGATTGTGTCTACTTTATATTCGTTGTTTTTGTTGCTAAATTACTTATTTTTGAATGGTATCAACTTTATCTTCAAAGGATATAAGGGGTTATATcatgatgaaaaattgatctTAATAATCCAAACTTCGTTTATTTATTGGGTTTTATTGATAGTTTCAACAAATAAGctttcaaaaaataaaattggaaatgaCCATACTGGAGAGTTTCCATTAATTATGTTATTCTTATTACAGTCTATTGGTGCATTATTTGGCTTATTTAGCTGGTCTTTCAAAAAAACTACGCCTGATGAACTTagaaataatgatgatgaagctTGTCAAGCTTTGCTTTCTCGCGAAGAACATAACAACTATGGTTCAAATGAAGCAGAATTAGAATCAGGAGAACCTATACTGTCAAATTCATCAGTATCTTTAAATTCCTCGCTGTCACAAGTCACAAATAATctagtgaaaaatttgcGTAAGTCATTCAGTTATGACTGGTCTATTCAGTATGTTGTCATCGTtccattatcttcattaattgtTTATAACACCGGATCGCTATTGTTGAGCGGTTTGAATAAATCGATTCAAGAATCACTTAACGCAGAGAAGTTGATTTTTGATCTAATTCAATTAGTTGCAGTAACATTAGCAATACCATTCTTACCgtttattttcaagatcaatAGGCTCTTGGTAACAGCATTAGTCTTAGTTTTTTGTCTGGGATTTATTAGcatatttttaaaatccccatttgatcaattgaatccCTTGAAATTAAGATTTGTTCAGTCAATTAATTTGGATGAATCTTCAGATATAAGTGTTGTTAATGTTTTTGGAAGATACGGATCTCCAATGAATAATGTTTTGCTTGATCTACCATCTCTTAAAGAAACTAATGAATCCTTAGAGTGTAATAACTTACAAGATGGTATGCAGTTATGTTCATATAAGACTTTGTTGCTGCCTAATTTATCGCCTGATGTAACTGATTTTAATGACTATTTAGACGTACaagttttgaaaaattcttccTCCGACTACCCTTATGGCTTATTATCAGGGGAGATAAAAATTAATGTACCAGAAAATAGAGTTTGTCGCTtgtctttcaataattcaaacttCGAGAATTCAAAACAAAGCCTAGTCAGAACCATCTTAGTATATGAAGACAATAATTATGAGAACTCATCGAACAAGTTGTTTCCGTTCGAAGTATCTGAATTTCAACTAGCTAATCTTCCAGAAGGTTTCTCCAGAGATAAAAAGGGTACATAcatttataaaaatttgaatggAATCGATAAACtagaattaaacaaattgTCTTGGGATAAGCCTTATCATGTTGGATTCCAATGGATGCCTAAATTCGTGGATTCTGTTCTGgctgaaaatgaaaataccAATGTTCCATATACGACAGATTTTAACAATTTAGGAATACAGGTTGAATGTTTTTGGGGTAATTTAGGTTACGCCAACAATGAGAATAAATCAGAGGATGAAAGAATCCCTGCCTATGGTGAAGTATTGCACTACAGTCCCAATTATGTTAGCTGGGCTAATAAAGAAAGTGGTTTGGTCTCTGTTCTGAAATAcgttgaaatataa
- a CDS encoding DEHA2F06292p (similar to ca|CA2555|IPF12105 Candida albicans IPF12105), producing the protein MKKYQLIGRKKVFTKSKASVNYPTAHLCSLPVEILMEVFNCLENDLKTLLKLSLVCNKFHLIINKNFLYNNIIITNPRRFSKFSQTHLPSASHSITRRFGYNEPSNNINLVKSVHFINPPTRNSTNRKTKIAGTYDVESVQSTDEEASFDEYIHSFTNLLKEAYGLKTITISEISPEFSFPHDIPGDSSSVFSSFKSKRPPRTLGKLVLKVQSGWSIPFRTSHISSLFNVYGAIDELVLHNFVLDDSKLTSSSKIGGINKLVLFSCIYSNSLSKKVPNQKKRCPDILAEVTELRLLNILSGSDLSVIDVIKQNGKLSKLTLDLDSQVFYSMTKNSSNEKQFNFARYNLFFKLLCSGQGFYANLTELELINFDLFDSFRHKHKIKEEDEDNDDWVAPSTDTFESLLTYLSTIQNLSIVLKERPKKVRTCIKCGFTKSEQPDKKIHSLNNREWSILLHPLLSENEDCTVKIFDHKGNRVFVRSKYI; encoded by the coding sequence atgaagaaatatcaattaatagGACGTAAAAAAGTCTTCACTAAATCGAAAGCAAGTGTGAATTATCCAACAGCACATCTTTGCTCATTACCAGTTGAGATATTGATGGAGGTATTTAATTGCTTGGAAAATGACTTGAAAACGTTATTGAAGTTATCCTTGGTTTGTAATAAGTTTCATTTGATAATCAACAAGAATTTTCtttacaataatataataattactaATCCCAGGAGGTTTTCTAAGTTTAGTCAAACTCACTTGCCTAGTGCATCTCATTCAATTACAAGAAGGTTTGGGTATAATGAACCGAGCAATAACATAAATTTGGTAAAATCCGTCCATTTCATAAATCCTCCTACCAGAAATTCAACCAACCGTAAGACAAAAATTGCGGGGACGTACGATGTGGAAAGTGTTCAAAGCACAGATGAAGAAGCCAGTTTCGATGAGTACATTCATTCATTTACAAATTTACTTAAAGAAGCATATGGACTAAAAACAATTACTATAAGTGAAATATCTCCAGAGTTTTCATTTCCCCATGATATACCGGGCGATTCATCCAGTGTATTTTCTAGTTTCAAGTCAAAAAGGCCGCCTAGAACCTTAGGCAAATTGGTACTAAAAGTACAGAGCGGCTGGTCAATACCTTTTAGAACCAGCCACATATCGTCGTTGTTTAATGTATATGGTGCGATAGATGAATTAGTCTTACATAATTTTGTTCTTGATGATCTGAAATTGACTTCTTCATCGAAGATTGGTGGTATCAACAAATTGGTTTTATTCTCCTGTATCTACTCGAATAGTTTATCCAAGAAGGTGCCGAACCAGAAAAAAAGATGCCCAGACATTCTTGCCGAAGTTACAGAGTTaagattattgaatattctaTCAGGAAGTGACTTATCGGTTATTGATGTTATAAAGCAAAATGGCAAATTGTCGAAATTAACTTTAGATCTCGACTCTCAAGTATTCTACCTGATGACAAAAAATTCTAGCAATGAAAAGCAATTCAATTTTGCTAGATATaatcttttttttaaattactTTGTTCGGGCCAAGGATTTTATGCCAATTTAACTGAATTAGagctaataaattttgaCCTTTTTGACAGTTTTAGACATAAACACAAAATAAAAGAGGAGGacgaagataatgatgacTGGGTTGCTCCTCTGACGGATACTTTTGAATCATTGTTGACTTATTTATCAACTATCCAGAACCTTTCAATTGTATTGAAGGAAAGGCCGAAAAAAGTTCGTACTTGTATCAAATGTGGGTTTACGAAAAGTGAACAACCAGACAAGAAAATTcattcattgaataatagaGAATGGTCGATTTTGTTACATCCTTTATTGTCAGAAAACGAAGACTGTACAGTAAAGATATTCGATCATAAGGGTAATAGAGTCTTTGTAAGATCTAAATATATATGA
- a CDS encoding DEHA2F06270p (similar to uniprot|Q07508 Saccharomyces cerevisiae YDL087C LUC7 Essential protein associated with the U1 snRNP complex), producing the protein MAEEQRKLVEQLMGKDALISPAVKRRDPEMTSHRVCKSFLVGVCPHDLFIGTKQDLGKCPKLHLEKHKLEYEYRTRKKGEAFPEFEYEYYKHLQTYINEIDRNIEIALKRLEHTPEEKEKIAKVTKELDNLDTKIGLMTQEIDCLIKENETLKCLFESVKLNDLCKERDQLAESARNIAENVGQSSQQKLQVCEECGAYLSRLDSDRRLADHLIGKIHLGYVQMRAAYYELHNKFKRSTTY; encoded by the coding sequence ATGGCAGAAGAACAAAGAAAGCTCGTAGAGCAATTGATGGGTAAAGATGCCTTGATATCGCCAGCGGTAAAGAGAAGAGATCCAGAAATGACAAGTCATAGGGTGTGCAAAAGTTTTTTAGTTGGAGTTTGCCCACACGATTTATTCATTGGAACGAAGCAAGACCTAGGAAAATGCCCAAAATTACATCTTGAGAAACACAAGTTAGAATATGAGTACAGGACTAGAAAGAAAGGTGAGGCATTTCCcgaatttgaatatgaatacTATAAGCATCTACAAACttatataaatgaaattgatcgAAACATAGAAATAGCCTTGAAGCGTTTGGAGCATACCccagaagaaaaagagaaaatcGCTAAGGTGACGAAGGAGTTAGATAATTTGGATACAAAAATAGGCTTAATGACACAAGAAATCGACTGTttaattaaagaaaatgaaacttTGAAATGTTTATTTGAAAGTGTAAAATTGAATGACTTATGCAAAGAAAGAGACCAGCTTGCAGAATCCGCCAGGAATATTGCGGAAAACGTTGGTCAGTCATCTCAGCAAAAATTACAGGTTTGTGAAGAATGTGGAGCGTATTTATCAAGATTAGATAGTGATAGACGGTTAGCTGATCACTTAATAGGTAAAATACATTTAGGTTATGTTCAGATGAGAGCAGCGTATTATGAATTACataacaaattcaaaagaagTACTACATATTAA
- a CDS encoding DEHA2F06314p (similar to uniprot|Q08271 Saccharomyces cerevisiae YOL132W GAS4 Putative 1 3-beta-glucanosyltransferase), which yields MRCFLVITCLILKSVEAFIHPITIRGKSFVDSVTQEPFFIKGVDYQPGGSSGVTDTKDPLSDPKECVRDIIMLQDLGINTIRIYSINADLNHDICMSMLAAAGIYLVLDVNSPLPNHHLNRNEPWKTYNEQYLKNIYKVVEQFSYYNNTLGFFAGNEIVNDKISAKNSPTYVKAVIRNLKKYIDYNSPRQIPVGYSAADDLDYRVSFSEYLECVDDSVTDSVDFYGVNSYQWCGEQTFYTSGYNILANDYSSFSRPVFLSEYGCNEVLPRRFDEVQTLYSSKMNKIFSGGLVYEYSQEPNNYGLVSILDNGDIKVLPDFIALKSQFESLPLIDNYQFIQNTLGNLKGSQKSSLPKCKKTYSNLNIDKTVPKIANDPMYSNIDVERGKYVELNEDDLISSYNILNYKGEPYAVDDSMEIIFDHMSGAEIVRNNKNDKERNSGSSPSIHNLLSKLLVYLIVLEITLWL from the exons atgaGATGCTTTCTTGTTATTACATGcttaattttgaagtctGTAGAGGCCTTCATTCACCCAATTACAATACGAGGAAAGTCTTTCGTTGACAGCGTTACACAGGAGCCG TTTTTTATCAAAGGAGTTGATTACCAACCAGGGGGTTCTTCAGGAGTTACAGATACTAAGGACCCTTTATCGGATCCAAAAGAATGTGTTCGAGATATAATAATGCTTCAGGATTTGGGGATCAAC ACCATTCGTATTTATTCGATTAATGCAGATCTTAACCACGATATATGTATGTCAATGTTGGCTGCAGCGGGCATTTATTTGGTACTTGACGTGAATTCACCTTTGCCCAATCATCACTTGAATAGAAATGAGCCATGGAAGACATATAATGAgcaatatttgaaaaatatctaTAAAGTCGTGGAACAGTTTTCATATTACAATAATACTCTTGGTTTCTTCGCGGGGAACGAAATCGtcaatgataaaatatcaGCCAAA AATTCACCCACATACGTCAAAGCAGTAATACGGAATCTCAAAAAGTATATTGATTATAACTCACCTCGTCAAATACCCGTAGGATATTCAGCAGCTGATGATTTAGATTACCGAGTTTCATTTTCAGAATATCTTGAATGTGTTGATGATAGTGTAACAGATTCAGTTGATTTTTATGGGGTCAATTCATATCAATGGTGTGGAGAACAGACATTCTACACCAGTGGATATAATATTCTTGCCAATGATTATAGTTCTTTTTCGCGGCCGGTATTCCTCTCTGA ATATGGGTGCAATGAAGTACTTCCTAGAAGGTTTGATGAAGTACAAAcattatattcatcaaagatgaacaaaatatttagcGGTGGATTAGTATATGAATATTCTCAAGAACCAAATAATTATGGCTTGGTCAGCATATTGGATAATGGTGATATAAAAGTGCTACCTGACTTTATAGCATTAAAATCGCAATTTGAATCTCTCCCACTTATCGACAATTACCAATTCATACAGAATACGCTCGGAAACCTAAAAGGAAGTCAAAAATCATCATTGCCGAAATGTAAGAAAACTTATTCAAACTTGAATATAGATAAAACTGTTCCTaaaattgcaaatgatCCTATGTATTCTAACATAGATGTTGAACGAGGTAAGTATGTTGAActtaatgaagatgatttgaTATCCAGTtacaatattttaaattataaagGAGAACCCTATGCTGTAGACGATTCTATGGAAATAATTTTCGATCATATGTCAGGAGCAGAAATAGTCAGGAATAATAAGAATGATAAAGAGCGTAACT CTGGGTCTTCCCCATCAATACACAATTTACtaagtaaattattagTGTATCTCATAGTATTAGAAATTACTCTTTGGCTTTAA